In Lactuca sativa cultivar Salinas chromosome 5, Lsat_Salinas_v11, whole genome shotgun sequence, the DNA window TAACTCGAATGTACTTTCTTTTACCAGTTTTAATTCATCATTTTAAAACATTCGGTCTCTTGTGAGACAAACTTTTTGTGACATCTATCGCTAGTACTTCATCATCTGTCTCACGTGTTTGGAAAAATAAAGTACTGAAGATTTTAACTTTTGATATCAAACTTATTACATGTAGTGTCTAAAGAATGAAAATCATATGGCATTGGGAACAAATATGACATTCTTGGCCGTTTATCAAGCCCTTCCGTTCAATCAAGTGTTGCATTTCACTGGCATACAAACAATCATCGATCAAGTTGGGACATCAAAGCAAGTGCATTTGATCGACATCCACATTAGGAGCGGTGTACAATGGACAGCTATGATGCAAGCATTGGCAAaccaaagttcacaaattgagctTTTGAAACTTACCGCATTTGCAACAACCTCAGATGTCCAAGAAGTCGGGGAAACCGGAAAAAGATTGGAGAGTTTTGCAACAACTTTGAGTTTGCCCTTCTCATTTAAAATGTTAGTGCTATCGGACATCACCGAGGTGGAAGAAAAGCAGTTTGAGGTCCAGGATGGGGAAGTAATCGCAGTCTATTGTCATATGATTCTAAGAACAATGATTTTGAAGCCCCAAAGGTTGGAAAATATGATGAGAGCTATCAAAACGATCAACCCCTCGATTGTTGTTATAGCTGAGGTTGAAGCCAACCATACTTCAACTTCTTTTGTGAAGCGGTTTACGGAGACGTTATTCTTCTATGGTGCTTATTTTGATTGTTTGGATGCATGTATGAGTGGAGATAATGTTCATAGATCCGTGATGGAAGGTGTTCATTTTGCTGATGGGATACAAAACATAGTGGCGTCCGAGGGGGACGAGCGGATGAGTAGGAGTGTGAAGATGGATACATGGAAGTCGTTTTTTGCAAGGTTTGGGATGGTGGAGATTGAGTTAAGTGATTCGTGTCTTTATCAAGCACAACTTGTGTTGCAACGGTTTTCATGTGCAAATTCTTGCATGCTTGAGAATAATGGAAAGTGTTTAATTATTGGGTGGAAAGGAACTCCATTGCATTCTCTTTCGACATGGAAGTTCATTTAGTAATGATGGATTGTAATACTTTTGGTTTCCTAAGCCTATAATTGTTTTAGGGACATTTAGACGGCAGAACAATGTTAATAAGATATAATTTGCAATATTTTGTCCCCCGTGAATACTAAACAAGGTGGGACAAGTCTATCGTGTTTTTATTTGTTAATATAAAATAGGGGAATACCCTCATCGTACTAACCAAACAAAATAAtcctaaaaaacaaaaaaaaaattgtccaaACTATCCAGCAAACCATGGGCAGCCTTCTGTATTCTTAATATTTTTAATCCCTTTACATGATTGATTATTATATCATGTACACCAGCATGGGGGCTTAGAGGGAGGGCAAAGTGGATAGCTACACAGGGtccaatttttttcattatatatttttatttaaaaatacaaatttataaTAAAGATAAGGGCCTTTTGTTTTTTGTTCGTCCTGAGCCTttaagaatatttcatttttcaggaCCGGCCTTGTACACTGTAACATGTGATGAAACTATTTAAAGCCTTTAGTTAAGAGAGTTTGAAAAAACTAAATGTGTCTAATATTGAAATTACTTACTTACTTTCCAAGTGATTCCGGTTTAAAATGGACTTTGAATCTTGTACACCAATGTTCTTCCTCTTTATTCTTTGCAGTCACAATCAAATTGCTTCATGATATAAAACTTCCTCTCTTTATTAAATAAGAGTTTAATAAGGTTTCTACCCTAATGATATCAAGTAttatcatttattttaacatcgAGGTTTAAGTCTCAACTAAGACAATTAATAGTAGTTTAGAAATAAATTagattttttgtttcaaaataaacaACTAAAAGTACGTTGTATGTGTGAAATTTTGAAAAAGTATACAGTTTTGCTTTTAAATAAGTAGTTAGCCGACTTTTCCGGTCATAAAAACGTAAGGAACTTGATTATGAATTTGAAGAAATAGTAATGATTATTCTAACATTAATCATTTCAattagacaaaactgcacaaatggtccatgtggtttgctGAAAATTGTCACTTTCGTCCAAAAAATTTTGGACTAGCACCAATGgtctaaagttttcattttgttgcgagtttggtccaatttacttTAAGCTTTTTTTCtaatgacgattttacccttctttttttgttttttcaattttatttatttatttaaatatttttatagttaaaaaaaaacatctctctctctctctcacacacacacacatctaaaTTTTTCCAGAAAATTGGTTACCACCATCATTCATGAACTCAAGAACATGTCATAAACTCAAGAACATCTTCCCCACCACCATCGTTAGTCTACCATCCGCCACCACCAACATCTGTCACCACCAAAGACTATTGCCACCACCATCTGCTACCTCTATCTCCGCCTGAATTTTTTCTACTTCATCTACGCctaaaaatcatcccaaaaacaAAAACCTTACACAAAATATGGTTTTGTTCATGATTTCACCCCTCTCCGTCTATAGGATAGAAAACCCTTCTCGAATGTGTTCATCTCCGTCGCACACCCAAAAAATTATCCCAGGAATGGATGATTCCATTTCCGTTGTTGATGGTAAAGAATGTCTAGGGTTTGTCGTTTCTGAACCAATGATCTGAAACTTGAATCTTCACCAGATTTGTCGTTTCTAACCTTATCAACATTCGAATCAAGAAAAAAATGGTGGATCTCCAAGTTTAAATGTTAAATTAGTCAGTTTTCTTGCTCAACTCATCCAGATCTTACACTAAGCATCTTCTGAATCGGTGTTGACAAACTCTAAAACGAATTGCAAAAATGAAAATTCATCTGCACACAATTGGAATCGAGAAATCGATACTAGTGATTTGCAAAATGTGAAGTAAAAATCGGATTGTGGGTTCATAAATCTCAACCTTCGTTCGTAAATCTAACCTTGAACC includes these proteins:
- the LOC111878163 gene encoding DELLA protein RGL1, with the protein product MYPNSILNETQFLDYNPLERYDYEQVDNQFPAPEIENQAVDEELPPLEDVNNTINQFDAQRLSVQVPDLDNHDQTPFLIPEFDQLTKGIANSKLKSKSANRDLNSPASLELLSFSRSKFKRLPDEIVPDCAGKLSTVEIIELAAEKFIKFSAQQVNGYTIFTHPYGSSAFTSLSIDETREVELVFQLLTAAENVSRKQFDVASKFIARCGWVACDSGSPVERLVFYLCEALQKRIGKEIDIPVATKLEKQCLKNENHMALGTNMTFLAVYQALPFNQVLHFTGIQTIIDQVGTSKQVHLIDIHIRSGVQWTAMMQALANQSSQIELLKLTAFATTSDVQEVGETGKRLESFATTLSLPFSFKMLVLSDITEVEEKQFEVQDGEVIAVYCHMILRTMILKPQRLENMMRAIKTINPSIVVIAEVEANHTSTSFVKRFTETLFFYGAYFDCLDACMSGDNVHRSVMEGVHFADGIQNIVASEGDERMSRSVKMDTWKSFFARFGMVEIELSDSCLYQAQLVLQRFSCANSCMLENNGKCLIIGWKGTPLHSLSTWKFI